The Perca flavescens isolate YP-PL-M2 chromosome 8, PFLA_1.0, whole genome shotgun sequence DNA window gaggTTTCATTACAGCGCCTCTGAGTCAAGAGGAAAAGGATTTTCCCATTGCCTATTCCATGGTGATCCATGAGAAGATTGAGATGTTTGAGCGACTTCTACGAGCTGTTTACACTCCTCAGAACATCTACTGTGTGCATGTGGACCAGAATTCCTCTAAAGAATATCAGAAGGCTGTGGAGGCAATAGTTTCCTGCTTTTCTAATGTGTTTGTAGCCAGTAAATTAGAAAGCGTGGTATATGCCTCATGGTCCCGAGTGCAGGCAGATCTGAACTGCATGAAAGATCTGCTGAACTCACATGTCCAGTGGAGATACCTCCTTAACACCTGCGGGACAGACTTCCCCATCAAAACCAATGGAGAGATGGTTCAGGCACTGAAGGCCCTGAATGGGAGAAACAGCATGGAGTCTGAAGCCACCAATGACTACAAGAAAAGCCGTTGGCAGTATCATTTCAATGTAACTAACACTGTCATCAGGACAGATGTGAGGAAAAGTCCTCCACCCATTAGCAGCCCAATGTTCACAGGAAATGCTTATATTGTGGTCACAAGAGCCTTTGTGGAACATGTGATGCAGGACAGAGAGGTTCAGCAACTTCTGGAGTGGGAGAGGGACACATACAGCCCTGATGAGCACTTGTGGGCCACTCTACAAAGGATGCCCTCTGTTCCTGGATCAATGCCTGCCAACATCAAGTATGATGTGTCAGACATGCAAGCTCTCGCTCGTGTGGTGAAGTGGAGCTATTTAGCAGGAGATATGAAAGATGGAGCCCCGTACTATCCTTGCACTGGCACTTACAGAAGAGCAGTTTGTGTGTACGGAGTTGGGGACGTCCCGTGGCTCCTGAGACAACAACAACTCTTTGCAAATAAGTTTGATCCTGAGGTTGATGATGTCGCTATTAGATGTATGGAGTCAGTTCTGCGTTTCAAAGctgtaaggccggttacacactgactgcgtggcgtgagcgtggcgtttctgttgtgtgtcagctgcgtggcggctgcgtggatttttctatgtctttacacaccagaaacgtgtctgacgcggtgctgctgctgctatccttgtctggacacatgtatgtttcccattgataaaatgaaataccatgttaaacataaatacatagcctgctgatttgattacagcaaagacaatgtcggcagtattgacggcaaaataggttacaaaatatttcgttctgtgaattagaaaatcgatttaaaaaaaaaattacatttatatctgcatttatatcaaaatctAATGTATTCGcgtctaaacgacatataaacacacaggcggagtttgacattcgagccaGCTGGgggggcaacaaaaaaaaaataactcattGTAACAGCTGAGACCTGGGAACACAGCACaagcacatatggacaaaacaaacctgctaaataaacataggcctatgtatattttttaaagcagatttgaaATTAGGCcctacattgtaacaatttaacaattcgcccttatgaaatccaatcgcggcacggctgtgttggagcacagacagacggtggcggaatgccccgacacttaaattcaactaaaatgtaacagtgaagaatcagtgttggacctacagtctgttgagatgcctctctaaacgcagaaaccaagcgcaatcacaccataaaacgttaaaacacttaagatctgtattttgccgtaatccagtgacatgaaaacaagtaatccacagcgatcagtagatccacaaacagagtcacggtgtatccagcaaggcctatacaAGCGTCACCTTCACcagccagctccaaacaggtgaacaagGTGAACtttgccgtttaaacaaagtggaataacacctataaaagtccaaatctataGCCTACAAAACGCGCAATCAATTAAtaagctgacagcaaatttaTATACATGACATTTAGGTAACCTTTATTGCAACATGGGCACggaagatgtccagactagcagTAGGCTAATTatcgttttttgcgtcctgcatatgcgtcgacAATGGACTCAGGTGAGAgctgttgaagttaaaaagtccccagcctctcctccttcctccagaaatcagaacgaacacgtcttttagatatttattaatatatatatatatatatatatatatatatatatatatatatatatatatatatatatatatatatatatatatatatataaaaaacaacaaaaacattaccTATggcaatttggggattatttgAACTTTTTACACTTTAAGTGCTGTTGTATAATTATATCTTTATAGTTACCACTGCAAAATTGCTActaaatggaataaaaaaaaatacaaaacaatgatGTGCATCCATGACTTTACTTGGAGGAAATGTTCCATTAAGACCTTCCTTGCTTTAGATTGTTGCTTTCACAAATGTTCTCCCTCTACAAGTCAGAGGGCACATTCAAGTGAGgggcaaaaaagaaaactttatttttcgCCAGGCCGGATTTTGATAGAGAACATCAGCGGTGAACAGTGAAAAAGGTGCTGTCAAAACTTATTCTATAAAATGCCACTCGATGGGTCAGAGAACctaaaatgcagtttaaaatcagagcaacaataaaaacatattaaaggtatcaaattcaaaatgaatgattaTTTGCCAAgaaacaataaagtttatcagtttgaacattaaatatattgtctttgtaatgtattcaattgaatataggttgaaagGATTAGCAAatcattgttttctgtttttatttacattttacacaacgtcccaacttcattggaatggGGGTTTGTAATATATTCTTACATCACTGTGTATGTGAGAGTGATCAATCATTCTGCTCAACGAAAAATGATGGCAATCTTGAGTCTTCATTTGGATTGCAAATCATGTCTGTGTTAGCAAATCTGTTCCATACGATATGCAAATGTGGGGTTTATGCAAACAAGGAAAATTAGGATTGTGTTGTTAAGTTGTGTTCCATGGTCATCTACTGTAAGTAAATGCTTTGAGCTTGTAAGTAAAGCCTGTAGCTAATATAACACACATGTACAGGTATATATTTCATGGGCATGTGGTTGCACATTATGTCAAACAGCATCATGTCACAGGTGATCAGCTTATTCCCTCTTCTTCAGCGGCAAGgtccagtttaaaaaaagatctaGGTCAGTGTTTGGTGAGATAGAGAgagtatgtgtatgtttgtgtgtgtgtgtgtgtgtgtgtgtgagagagagagagagaatttaaACAATTGTGAAATAAAGGGATTAGCAGATCTTTTCTGAGACCACATCAGTGCCACTTTGCTATTTTCTTCATGCCATGTTTGTACTAATTCTAAACATGGTGTTTTGAAAATTAGAATGCCTTCTTAGTGTTGACCTCCTGAAATAATTGTTATATTATAATtaatgttatatatttatactCAGAAACATATAGTGACCGGGCGTTCTCTGCATAAGACAGCCAGGCTCTCTGTGAAACTTCCCTCAATAAATACAGGTTTTAAAATAGTGAAATGGTAAATTATATATTATCTGCTATATTGCCTCTGCTGAGTTTAGCAAGACCACTATTTGCTGATACAGATGGAATGCTGTACTCAAAATAATGTCACTTCCTCTGTACTGCTCTGCCCTGTCAGGAGGTGATTGTATTAAACAGTGCCCACCACAAACCTTCAGTGACTCCAGTGGGTGGCTCTGCCAGTCTTGCCACAGCTCCTGCCAGACATGCCATGGACCTCGGTCAACTGACTGTGACCTGTGTCTTGGTGGGAACCCCCCTCTACATGGCCAGTGCCCTCTGGTTAACTGCCCATTGGGACAATACTTTGCAAGTAAGAGGAACAACCATAATATGGCTTAATTGTTTGATGGGAATGTTTGTGATCTTTCTCTAAAGGCAACTGTTTTGACTTATTAGAGACAAGAAGGTGGAAGCAGGTGATTAATGGACAGCATGACATATGAGTAACAGGTGACAGTGGAGTCAGAGATTATACTGAGCAACATGATACTTGACTGGTTGAATCCCTGATGGAAGTAATTGCTTTTCTTCTATGGACGGTCTGAGCAGAGGTCAGTACAGTGTCCCAGGAATTTGTAGGggattcagtgtcttgctcaaggacacgtTAGCATCATAGTGGATGCTTGCCGCTGAGACAGGGGGCTTGAGACAGGGGGCTTGAGACAGGGGCTTGAATCCTGTTGAAGGACGATCTCCAACTCACTATGTCACCCTGCCGCACGTGTACTGCGTCACCTTTCATTCAAGAACCATTTTAGTGGAGATATTTCAAAAGGCTTCTCTGCCTTAAGCATAGGGATCTTCAACTGATTCCCCTTTGGCGTCTGTGTGCGGCATTGGAATATAACACTCCATTGTTATCAACCATACAGAGTAATCAGGCTTATCTTACATTTCTGCTTCATTGGTTTGATCATTAACATCCCTGTGTGGATCATGCAAATGTGACATACATTTTCAGGAGCACTCATTTTCCAATATTTTTCTGAACTAAATACTGCTGATCATTGCGAGTAAAtcagctatttatttattatttaaattataattGAGTTTAATGTTTGTAATACAgagtagtttttgcaagagttTGAATACATATAATCCCCATACCCTGTATAGTTTGAGCCATATACAGGGCATACAGATTCTACATAAACATCAGGGGTTTACATGCATTAATAGATCACTCAGTGTGAAAAATGTTCTTCTTTTATGTCAGCAGTAAGCTCTCCTAAACATAGTGTGTCACATTCTTTGTCTAACTGACtatcagaaaataaaacatcaacCACATCCATCTTTTGTGCCTCAACACTACTTACACTCCTAaattgtcttatcaccatatgagaattcaatcataaatatgtccgacattgtccgtgtctgccaaaagatgtcattcataacctcagttatatctttgtcctatctaatgacccaaaacaaatACCCAGTTACTCACTTCCCAAAAGTCCGAATAagtttcatttattctctttagttaagagaatgatttcgccaattattcattacttaattcgtttagcaacggttgcttgtttagaatgtttggaacaaaccttgaattcacaatccaattgtaattaatcaattttatcttaccgtgctgcttgaaatctcttcctgCTCGTTTTTAAcggagtggaaaacagtcaagaTCTCTCCGCGGTcctaaccctcttctctctgaaaaacctttttaaggttagaggtatgcggcaggtgatttttgatccctggatagccagtcatcagcgacccaacggagctcttttctctgttaactcaTCCATCCTGCCGGACAACGCCAaactgtggtggaagttttcctgtgaagcagcagcgtttagaaatatcaatgatcaaatgaaaacgaataacgactgtttgagaattaaaccaaaggtTGGTCTTTgattatttattcacatttgcaaatggagaaaacacagtttcaaaggtacacgcagcacaactgaaaatgtctttcctcactagaaacctaaaaatcaaaacatcttatagtgaagaaactccattaagccacccctcttcaaatatctttagcatgctgccacttttctaaaaaataccatagacagtcagatgattttacaaccttccattctgctcctgtgtctcctacattagactaaacacctgcttatctcaggagacagaaagagatacggttcacacagtgttatagccttcttcactttatctgcgagaaataaacaaatgaggagctgcaatttCTTTAGCGAAAATAACTTCTGCCATTGCTCACAGTCtacaaggccagctctctcactggtgcctttaagtctacaggaaggaacaggattatgtggaggtttaaaacaatctttaaataaatggtcaatatcattaaacaaatggttaaaataaaatttgccaccacagttcacccttttgattacaaaataatcacaaaaataaattttagttttaaagaTTCAACCCTTATTATAGAATTAATCACATAACCAAACTTTACTTCTTAATATTCAACCTTATGGATATTCATGTTTGTTTCTTACATGTTAAATGGAAAGGTGCAAAAAACCCTCTTTTAACTAGTAGCAAGCATTCACgtcaaagaataaaacaaaatgaatcaatctcccacagtatcagagacggtgtccaaacattattatcatattcGAAATACGTCAGAAGATCATATTTACCATAAGAATGAAGTGAACTCTTTTTCTTGTTTAGGGTAACGAcatagcaaacaaaacaaaaacaaatccgaAGACCAAACATAATCTGCTAAAAATCCTCCAATTTGTCACTGGTTAATGTCACATCAGACTACTGCCTTATAATTTGtgtaaagaatgtgttatgtatttaaccattaaaataacctggtgtgaagtgtgaacatttactaatttcatATCTACCCATGCGTAAGTCCATTGACAACCCATGGTTAAACCCCAAGTACTCCAAACCCATACGGCGAAGTCAAATTTTCCATAAAGCTGATAATTAAATTATCCAATGCCATCAAATGCTTCCCTTctttggttattttaatataaatcaattgaaaCACGCTCAGTGCAATTATCAAAGCTCTCACAGAGTGAAAGTTGAGAAGAATCAGAATAAGACTGACCCCTCCTTGTCTCTAACATCATTAAGTGCTATCAGAGCACAAATAGTAATTCAGTTATTCTATGTGTGTGGTTTCACTGGAAATAGCTTATTTCTGTGAGCAAAGAAATAGTGAGCAAACATAACAAAAATCATTATAACCTACATCACGCATACATTTCTTAACTAAACCCAAGTCATACTTTAGTAGAAAATGCATCTATTAGATAATCTTTCAAAAGTCCTAGTCCAATGTGGTGTTTATATGTGTCGTCAAAATGTGGAAGGTGAAATTActtcaatgtaataaaagatccacaaggaacttttcctaagttcttaagcacacaacaaaatggcctaggtctttatacttaactttgttcaatattaacaatattgctgtttaggaataatttactttctttcaTCAATCTTTCAGTTGAGTTTGTGTGGTCATGAGGAACCACATAAAGTACAAAACCCCTAATTAGCCCCAATTTAGTAGCATTCGTATACCAACCATCCTAATGCCTGTTATTGGATCATAAGAGTGGACGTAAGTTaatcattacagtaatattagctCTGTACTAGTACTTATTGTATTCCAACCATCATTTTCTCATTGATATGGAAAGCAGTGAACGCATCACTCGTCTTTCTTTCCATGTTCTTCACTATTGTTCCTAGAGTATTTTTGTATGCAAATATTGGGAGGAATGGTTACATGTGATTTATCATATTTTTctctcatcaaaaataaaatgcaaaaaccataaATGCAATAGAAAATCGTAAATGCAGTAATGAAGAATAAACACACTACAAATGTGGAAAACCCCCCATGTTCTTCTTGAAGGGTACCTGTTGCAgtcctttctgtccatctgctccatgtgtgtgtgtgtgtgtcagagcacaCTGCTCTGAGTCACAGAGGAATGTCAGATGCTCCTCAAAAGAAtgtgcagtgagtgtgtgtgtgttcagagagagagaggtggtgtgtTCTCTACAATTGTGAAGtatattctgctgtcactgtcagagaatgtactgtggttgtcagagaagagatcagtatcactgctgtcttctgaaatgattttaaacagcaggctacaataccaatatgtagcttctcgtttttctcctctctcaatgtgttgcaaacagtgagaaaaactcCAGTTTTCCCCGATTGATTTCAGAGATAGCACAGAAACGCCGTCTGTCAGGCTGATCTCTGAATCGATTTCCCTTGTAGGTGACTCAGCAGAAGATCTGCTCGtcacttgttgcaggttgtagaaaaacctgtcctcctcttctcctccggaaccttttgtagtgatgcgtgtatccaggtgactctccctggaacctttcacTGCCCTGTGTCACTGGAACGATCGCGATGGTCTCTTTCACCGTCTATCTGCcaatccttcctcctgaagttgttatcaccacagaatccccaggcttgacacctggattctcatggccaaaagagcagaagaaaattctCACGCAATGACCTACCCTAACCTATCATTTCCCTTATACTGCCGTGGAAGAAAtagatgtttttgtttatgggcctctccctacgtatgtctaaataaagaaaaaaaatctcttgaGCAAAAATTTTTTGGGCAAAACGggaaccaataaaacaaaaacaattactattgcatccccttacactactgtgtcaatcagggggtagatgatccttttgtttacagttgaactatcaattttgtcaattttttctcacctaagcagattttttctttaaatgtacaattgttaactattctagttttggttatttttttttttatttaacactttttatttCCCTTGCTACTTTTCCCTTATTCTTTATTAAACCCCTTATTTATCATTGCTATACTATATCCCTCCTATTTGAGACATGACAAAGTTCatgactcaaaagcaatataaataatctgtttaatattctactccttaacattgttctaggtTTTACAGCAAATCCTGTTAATCAGTAACCAAAGTTCAATGAATAATTTCTTTAGGGGACTTTTCACCTCAGTAAATttttcaacgtcaacatcaactaatttagttaaaacaatttttgatatagcaactcaaaaactcattagAGTACAACATGAAACGTACTGCttttaggattaaatctcatttaaactttcatttattcaatatcaccattaaactaagacaaattacccaaaatacattgtttatgtcattttttatctccagtttacaaaccaaagtaacactaattactatctgctagttccaagaatcattacaaattaaagtttttagccttctaaagcacacctaatcacgtgtactttgaacatctatttatccaaattgttacctgttacgggaaacatatcacatattttttctttaaaccaaaatttcacttgtactactgtactactcatgtttggttttagcttgtgccttatctgtgtggtgtgtgtgtgtgtctcctcctctggctgtcctctctcaaagaaagaaggatctctccagggtacatataaacacactgttattctttctgtaatttatggcatcattaattaacaactcaatGTATTCTTCACaaaggtgtgtcaaggtgtacagcttaccatcacccagaactataaaacgatatttactgtcttttctactggaactctgagaaaagaaaaacgttagacaaaacaacagagaatcaaaacatttaacattccctgcagaatgttatgtttagctGTGGAAGACATTAGGTACTCGAGCTCGAGACCCTCTGCATTTACTGCTTGAAGGTCCTGAATGAAACAAAACTTTAACATTcgtaataaaaatgattcttcttatttatgttacttgagagaataagtgtacGTGCTAGAGAATCTAAACGTGGAACTATAAACCCCATCcgtcaataaagagttaaaaacacggtcggatttctgtcgattacttcctgttttagcgtgtactgatgtttctggggcctgtagtccgaacgcagcttgatgactacaggttgacaatttgtctatcaatccacatcacatttgtgtgttttgcccagagataacgctgtacctgagacaaaaggtggtgaaa harbors:
- the gcnt3 gene encoding beta-1,3-galactosyl-O-glycosyl-glycoprotein beta-1,6-N-acetylglucosaminyltransferase 3, yielding MGTFLSFVLWEAGSNRQSSPDLIIPQQFFTDLPGCSAIISGDVEDRQGELEVLLASRKRQHSLSEDFYLNVTKDCSSYIKNRGFITAPLSQEEKDFPIAYSMVIHEKIEMFERLLRAVYTPQNIYCVHVDQNSSKEYQKAVEAIVSCFSNVFVASKLESVVYASWSRVQADLNCMKDLLNSHVQWRYLLNTCGTDFPIKTNGEMVQALKALNGRNSMESEATNDYKKSRWQYHFNVTNTVIRTDVRKSPPPISSPMFTGNAYIVVTRAFVEHVMQDREVQQLLEWERDTYSPDEHLWATLQRMPSVPGSMPANIKYDVSDMQALARVVKWSYLAGDMKDGAPYYPCTGTYRRAVCVYGVGDVPWLLRQQQLFANKFDPEVDDVAIRCMESVLRFKAVRPVTH